A DNA window from Theobroma cacao cultivar B97-61/B2 chromosome 5, Criollo_cocoa_genome_V2, whole genome shotgun sequence contains the following coding sequences:
- the LOC18600610 gene encoding WAT1-related protein At1g09380, translating to MLGDFVPFLANVLVQLGYAGMNITSKLAMESGMKPLILVAYRQIFATLAIAPFAYFLERKTRPKITKHILFQIFLCSLTGATANQVFYFVGLENSSATVACALNNVLPAATFALAALCRQEAVGIKKASGQAKVLGTLVCVGGAMLLSFYHGHTIGIGDSSIHWAYADKMTSKSSSNGSNFFLGPFLVMASAVAWAVWLIIQGQTSKNFPAPYTCTALMCFMASIECTIIGIFSDHKISAWSLSSSMRLIAALYAGIVCNAMTFCVLSWSIQKKGPLYVSVFSPLLLVIVAVLSWALLREKLYVGTVVGSVLIVGGLYAVLWGKDREIKQMKSNQLETAEEATKAREKDGKDDLELQLHPQTNGTPQAA from the exons TTCGTGCCTTTCTTGGCCAATGTTCTAGTGCAACTAGGCTATGCAGGCATGAACATCACATCAAAGCTGGCCATGGAATCTGGAATGAAACCTCTTATTCTTGTTGCATACCGGCAAATCTTTGCCACCCTTGCCATCGCCCCTTTTGCCTATTTCTTAGAGCG GAAAACAAGACCCAAGATCACTAAGCATATTCTTTTCCAGATTTTCTTGTGTTCACTGACAGG GGCAACAGCAAACcaggttttttattttgtgggGCTGGAAAATTCTTCTGCAACAGTTGCATGCGCATTGAACAATGTACTCCCAGCAGCCACATTTGCCCTTGCAGCTCTTTGCAG ACAAGAAGCTGTGGGGATAAAGAAGGCCTCTGGGCAGGCTAAGGTATTAGGTACTTTAGTATGTGTCGGTGGAGCCATGTTGCTATCATTTTATCATGGACATACCATCGGCATTGGTGATTCCAGCATTCACTGGGCATATGCTGACAAAATGACAAGTAAAAGTTCCAGCAATGGATCAAACTTCTTCCTGGGTCCATTTCTAGTGATGGCCAGTGCCGTTGCTTGGGCTGTATGGTTAATAATCCAG GGACAAACAAGCAAGAACTTCCCAGCTCCCTACACATGCACTGCACTAATGTGCTTCATGGCCAGCATCGAGTGTACAATCATAGGCATCTTCTCCGACCACAAGATTTCTGCTTGGTCATTGAGCTCCAGCATGAGGCTCATTGCAGCTCTTTATGCG GGAATTGTGTGTAATGCAATGACATTTTGCGTCCTCTCCTGGAGTATCCAGAAAAAGGGTCCTCTCTACGTCTCAGTGTTCAGCCCCTTGTTGCTTGTGATCGTGGCTGTTCTCAGCTGGGCCTTGCTTCGTGAGAAATTATATGTCGGAAC TGTTGTAGGGTCTGTTCTGATTGTTGGTGGACTCTATGCCGTCCTGTGGGGGAAAGATAGGGAGATTAAACAGATGAAAAGCAACCAATTAGAGACAGCTGAAGAAGCAACAAAGGCTAGGGAGAAAGACGGGAAAGATGACTTGGAACTCCAGTTGCATCCACAGACGAACGGAACCCCTCAAGCTGCTTAA